In one Niveibacterium umoris genomic region, the following are encoded:
- a CDS encoding ribonuclease catalytic domain-containing protein, whose protein sequence is MHVLFEEDGAFKPATILTQTDSSLQVETPHGKRVKLKTANVLMQFSTPAAGELMATAEREAEGLDTEFLYEVCGDGEFAFTELAQEYFGHVPNAVESVALLLKLQASPIHFHRKGKGRFRKAPPEILQAALAGLEKKRLQQETIERYAGELEAGRLPAEVGAIVTQLLVKPDRNKLETKGVELACERSGRSLPQLLLACGAFPNAHAYHRARFLSEHFPDGLDFPPHEVPEPVRALDRADVRAFSIDDATTTEIDDAFSVTPRAAGGWHIGIHIAAPGIGMPQGSPLDAVARKRLSTAYMPGDKITMMPDDAVARYTLSEGRDCPAVSLYLDVNADLSIAGHSSRVEIVPIAANLRHHDIEPVFNEDTLSGALPDFPWRDELKLLWEFATVLEAGRGKPSANQNAFDFNFYVDWSVDTADGPGQVDIQRRKRGSPLDKLVAELMIAANSTWGRVLADAGIPAIYRAQTGGRVRMTTAAAPHDGLGVDCYAWSSSPLRRYVDLVNQRQLIAHLTSEAAPFGKGSAELAAAMNDFELAYAAYADYQRQMERYWCLRWLRQQGPNYQPEGHVWRENLVRFNDVPLVVKVPSLPGLDPSTHVRLAIERYDDLAPDVAVRYVETLAPDADVLPDDDSEAL, encoded by the coding sequence ATGCACGTGCTGTTCGAAGAGGATGGGGCCTTCAAGCCCGCCACGATCCTCACCCAAACCGATTCGTCGCTCCAGGTGGAAACGCCGCATGGCAAGCGGGTGAAGCTCAAGACGGCGAACGTGCTGATGCAGTTCAGCACGCCGGCCGCCGGCGAGCTGATGGCCACCGCCGAGCGCGAGGCCGAGGGGCTCGACACCGAATTCCTCTACGAAGTCTGCGGCGACGGGGAGTTCGCATTCACCGAGCTGGCGCAGGAATACTTCGGCCATGTGCCGAACGCAGTCGAATCGGTCGCCTTGCTGCTCAAGCTGCAGGCCTCGCCGATCCACTTCCACCGCAAGGGCAAGGGGCGCTTCCGCAAGGCGCCGCCGGAAATCCTGCAGGCCGCGCTGGCCGGGCTGGAAAAGAAGCGCCTGCAACAGGAAACCATCGAGCGCTATGCCGGCGAACTGGAAGCGGGCCGCCTGCCGGCCGAGGTCGGCGCAATCGTCACCCAGCTGCTGGTCAAGCCCGATCGCAACAAGCTCGAGACCAAGGGCGTCGAGCTCGCCTGCGAACGCAGTGGCCGTAGCTTGCCGCAGCTGCTGCTGGCCTGCGGCGCCTTCCCGAACGCCCACGCCTACCACCGCGCGCGCTTCCTGTCGGAGCACTTCCCCGACGGTCTCGACTTCCCGCCGCATGAGGTACCCGAGCCGGTACGCGCGCTTGACCGGGCGGATGTCCGCGCCTTCTCGATCGACGACGCAACGACCACCGAGATCGACGATGCCTTCTCGGTGACGCCGCGCGCCGCTGGCGGCTGGCACATCGGCATCCACATTGCAGCGCCCGGCATTGGCATGCCGCAGGGGTCGCCGCTCGACGCGGTGGCGCGCAAGCGGCTTTCGACCGCCTACATGCCGGGCGACAAGATCACGATGATGCCGGACGACGCAGTCGCCCGTTACACGCTCAGCGAGGGGCGCGACTGCCCGGCCGTCTCGCTGTATCTGGACGTGAACGCGGACCTGTCGATCGCCGGCCATTCAAGCCGGGTCGAGATCGTGCCGATCGCAGCCAACCTGCGTCACCACGACATCGAGCCGGTATTCAACGAGGACACCCTCAGTGGCGCGCTGCCCGATTTCCCCTGGCGCGACGAACTCAAGCTGTTGTGGGAATTCGCCACCGTGCTGGAGGCCGGCCGCGGCAAGCCTTCGGCCAACCAGAACGCCTTCGACTTCAACTTCTATGTCGACTGGTCGGTGGACACCGCCGACGGGCCGGGCCAGGTCGACATCCAGCGCCGCAAGCGCGGCTCGCCGCTCGACAAGCTGGTCGCGGAATTGATGATCGCCGCCAACAGCACCTGGGGCCGCGTGCTGGCCGACGCCGGCATTCCGGCGATCTACCGCGCGCAGACCGGCGGCCGCGTGCGCATGACCACCGCCGCCGCGCCGCACGACGGCCTTGGCGTCGATTGCTACGCGTGGTCCAGTTCGCCGCTGCGCCGCTATGTCGACCTGGTCAATCAGCGGCAGCTGATCGCGCATCTCACCAGTGAGGCGGCGCCCTTTGGCAAGGGTTCGGCCGAACTCGCGGCCGCGATGAACGATTTCGAACTCGCCTACGCCGCCTACGCCGACTACCAGCGCCAGATGGAACGCTACTGGTGCCTGCGCTGGCTGCGCCAGCAAGGGCCGAATTACCAGCCGGAAGGCCATGTCTGGCGCGAGAACCTGGTGCGCTTCAATGACGTGCCGCTGGTCGTCAAGGTACCGTCGCTGCCCGGGCTGGATCCGAGCACCCATGTGCGCCTGGCAATCGAACGCTATGACGACCTCGCGCCCGACGTTGCGGTTCGCTACGTCGAAACGCTCGCGCCGGATGCCGATGTGCTGCCGGACGACGATTCGGAAGCCTTGTAA